Proteins found in one Falsirhodobacter algicola genomic segment:
- the rplC gene encoding 50S ribosomal protein L3, which translates to MRSGIIAKKLGMTRLFMEDGRQVPVTVLQLDTLQVVAQRTVEKDGYSAVQLGAGTAKAKRTSAAQRGHFAKANVEPKRKIAEFRVSPENLINVGEEIVADHYFAGQFVDVAGTSIGKGFAGAMKRHNFGGLRASHGVSISHRSHGSTGQCQDPGKVFKGKKMAGHLGAVRVTTQNLQVVKTDSERGLIMIKGAVPGSKGGWVTVKDAVKKPVPDNVILPAALRSAAEAAHRAAEEAAAAAAAEEEAARAAAAAEAAAAEEAALAEADAATTDASDEGEAK; encoded by the coding sequence ATGCGCTCTGGAATCATTGCTAAGAAGCTGGGCATGACCCGGCTGTTCATGGAAGACGGTCGCCAAGTTCCGGTGACGGTCCTCCAACTCGACACGCTTCAGGTCGTCGCGCAGCGCACGGTCGAGAAGGATGGCTATTCGGCCGTTCAGCTCGGTGCCGGCACCGCGAAAGCCAAGCGGACCTCGGCAGCGCAGCGCGGCCACTTCGCCAAGGCGAATGTGGAACCGAAGCGCAAGATCGCGGAATTCCGCGTCTCGCCCGAAAACCTGATCAATGTCGGCGAAGAAATCGTCGCGGACCATTACTTCGCGGGTCAGTTCGTCGACGTGGCGGGCACCTCGATCGGTAAAGGTTTTGCCGGTGCGATGAAGCGTCACAACTTCGGCGGTCTTCGCGCCTCGCACGGTGTGTCGATCTCGCACCGTTCGCACGGCTCCACGGGCCAGTGCCAAGATCCGGGCAAGGTCTTCAAAGGCAAGAAAATGGCCGGTCACCTCGGTGCCGTCCGTGTCACCACGCAGAACCTGCAGGTCGTCAAGACCGACAGCGAGCGCGGCTTGATCATGATCAAAGGCGCGGTCCCCGGTTCGAAGGGTGGCTGGGTCACCGTCAAGGATGCCGTCAAGAAGCCGGTTCCCGACAACGTGATCCTGCCGGCCGCTCTGCGTTCGGCTGCCGAAGCTGCGCACCGCGCCGCTGAAGAAGCCGCTGCTGCCGCTGCCGCCGAGGAAGAAGCCGCTCGCGCCGCTGCCGCTGCTGAAGCTGCCGCCGCCGAAGAGGCTGCGCTGGCCGAAGCCGATGCTGCGACCACCGATGCCTCCGACGAAGGAGAAGCGAAATGA
- the rpsQ gene encoding 30S ribosomal protein S17, whose amino-acid sequence MPKRILQGTVTSDKNAQTITVLVERRFKHPLLKKTVRLSKKYRAHDAENQFKVGDKVRIEECAPISKTKRWTVVTETV is encoded by the coding sequence ATGCCCAAACGTATCCTGCAAGGCACCGTCACGAGCGACAAGAACGCACAGACGATCACCGTGCTCGTCGAGCGTCGCTTCAAGCACCCGCTGCTGAAGAAGACCGTGCGTCTGTCGAAGAAATACCGCGCCCATGACGCGGAGAACCAATTCAAGGTGGGTGACAAAGTCCGCATCGAGGAATGCGCACCCATCTCGAAGACGAAACGCTGGACGGTCGTGACCGAAACGGTCTGA
- the rplP gene encoding 50S ribosomal protein L16 encodes MLQPKRTKFRKQHKGRIHGEAKGGFLLNFGTFGLKATEPERVTARQIEAARRAITRHMKRQGRVWIRIFPDVPVTSKPTEVRMGKGKGSVDFWAAKVKPGRMMFEIDGVPESVAREALRLGAMKLPVTSRVVVREDW; translated from the coding sequence ATGCTGCAACCGAAACGGACTAAGTTCCGCAAACAGCACAAGGGCCGCATTCATGGGGAAGCCAAAGGCGGCTTCCTGCTGAACTTCGGCACCTTTGGCCTGAAGGCGACCGAGCCGGAGCGCGTCACGGCGCGCCAGATCGAAGCGGCCCGCCGCGCGATCACCCGCCACATGAAGCGTCAGGGTCGTGTCTGGATCCGGATCTTCCCGGATGTCCCGGTCACCTCCAAGCCCACCGAGGTTCGGATGGGTAAGGGTAAAGGCTCCGTTGACTTCTGGGCGGCGAAGGTGAAACCCGGCCGCATGATGTTTGAGATTGACGGCGTACCCGAATCTGTGGCAAGGGAAGCGCTCCGCCTTGGAGCGATGAAACTTCCGGTCACCAGCCGGGTCGTCGTTCGCGAGGACTGGTAA
- the fusA gene encoding elongation factor G: MARDYPLQRYRNFGIMAHIDAGKTTTTERILFYTGKSHKIGEVHEGAATMDWMEQEQERGITITSAATTTFWQRQEDPTKEGTSDTKYRFNIIDTPGHVDFTIEVERSLAVLDGAICLLDANAGVEPQTETVWRQADRYKVPRIVFVNKMDKIGADFFKCVEMIKDRTGATPLPIALPIGAEDQLEGIIDLIKMEEWTWRGEDLGASWTRQEIRDDLKELADTWRANLIETAVEQDDEAMEAYLEGNEPDEATLRKLIRKGTLSLSFVPVTAGSAFKNKGVQPLLNSVIDFLPSPLDVPAYMGFAPGDDTETRDIPRSADDDQPYSALAFKIMNDPFVGSLTFTRIYSGVLRKGDSMLNATKGKRERVGRMMMMHAINREEIDEAFAGDIIALAGLKETTTGDTLCDPNNAVVLETMTFPEPVIEIAVEPKSKADQEKMGLALARLAAEDPSFRVETNFESGQTIMKGMGELHLDILVDRMRREFKVEANIGAPQVAYRETISREAEIDYTHKKQTGGTGQFARVKLVITPTEPGEGYSFESKIVGGTVPKEYIPGVEKGIKSVMDSGPLAGFPVIDFKVALIDGAYHDVDSSVLAFEIASRAAMRDGMKKAGAKLLEPIMKVEVVTPEEYTGSIIGDLTSRRGMVQGQDSRGNANVITAMVPLANMFGYINNLRSMSSGRAVFTMLFDHYDAVPQNISDEIQKKYA; encoded by the coding sequence ATGGCACGCGACTACCCGCTGCAACGCTACCGCAACTTCGGGATCATGGCTCACATCGACGCCGGTAAAACGACGACGACGGAGCGGATCCTGTTCTACACCGGCAAGTCCCACAAGATCGGCGAGGTGCACGAAGGCGCCGCGACGATGGACTGGATGGAGCAGGAGCAGGAGCGTGGCATCACGATCACCTCGGCTGCGACCACCACCTTCTGGCAGCGCCAAGAAGATCCCACCAAAGAGGGTACTTCGGACACGAAGTACCGCTTCAACATCATCGACACCCCCGGCCACGTCGACTTCACCATCGAAGTCGAACGTTCGCTGGCGGTTCTGGACGGCGCGATCTGCCTTCTGGACGCCAACGCGGGTGTCGAGCCCCAGACCGAGACCGTCTGGCGTCAGGCCGACCGCTACAAGGTTCCGCGGATCGTGTTCGTCAACAAGATGGACAAGATCGGCGCGGACTTCTTCAAGTGCGTCGAAATGATCAAGGACCGCACCGGCGCGACCCCGCTGCCGATCGCACTGCCGATCGGTGCCGAGGATCAGCTGGAAGGCATCATCGACCTGATCAAGATGGAAGAATGGACCTGGCGGGGTGAAGACCTCGGTGCGTCCTGGACCCGTCAAGAGATCCGCGACGATCTGAAGGAGCTCGCCGATACGTGGCGCGCGAACCTGATCGAAACGGCCGTCGAGCAAGACGACGAGGCGATGGAAGCCTACCTCGAGGGCAACGAGCCCGACGAGGCGACGCTGCGCAAGCTGATCCGCAAGGGGACGCTGTCGCTGTCCTTCGTGCCGGTCACCGCAGGTTCGGCGTTCAAGAACAAAGGCGTTCAGCCGCTGCTGAACTCCGTCATCGACTTCCTGCCGTCGCCGCTGGACGTGCCCGCCTATATGGGCTTCGCACCGGGCGACGACACGGAAACGCGCGACATCCCGCGTTCGGCCGATGACGATCAGCCCTACTCGGCGCTGGCCTTCAAGATCATGAACGACCCCTTCGTGGGCTCGCTGACCTTCACGCGCATCTATTCGGGCGTCCTGCGCAAGGGCGATTCGATGCTGAACGCGACGAAGGGCAAGCGCGAACGCGTCGGCCGTATGATGATGATGCACGCCATCAACCGTGAAGAGATCGACGAAGCCTTTGCCGGCGACATCATCGCACTCGCGGGTCTGAAGGAAACGACGACGGGCGACACGCTCTGCGATCCGAACAACGCCGTGGTTCTGGAAACTATGACGTTCCCCGAGCCGGTGATCGAGATCGCCGTCGAACCGAAGTCGAAGGCCGACCAAGAGAAGATGGGTCTGGCACTGGCACGTCTGGCCGCCGAGGATCCGTCCTTCCGCGTCGAGACGAACTTCGAATCCGGTCAGACGATCATGAAGGGCATGGGCGAGCTTCACCTCGACATCCTCGTGGATCGTATGCGCCGCGAGTTCAAGGTCGAGGCGAACATCGGTGCGCCGCAGGTGGCCTACCGCGAGACCATCTCGCGCGAGGCTGAGATCGACTACACGCACAAGAAACAGACCGGTGGTACGGGTCAGTTCGCGCGCGTGAAGCTGGTCATCACCCCGACGGAGCCGGGCGAGGGCTACTCGTTCGAATCCAAGATCGTCGGCGGGACGGTTCCGAAGGAATACATCCCGGGCGTCGAGAAGGGCATCAAGTCGGTCATGGATTCCGGTCCGCTGGCAGGCTTCCCGGTCATCGACTTCAAGGTCGCTCTGATCGACGGCGCCTACCACGATGTCGACTCCTCGGTCCTCGCGTTCGAGATCGCATCGCGCGCCGCCATGCGCGACGGGATGAAGAAAGCGGGCGCCAAGCTGCTTGAGCCGATCATGAAGGTCGAGGTCGTGACTCCGGAAGAATACACCGGTTCGATCATCGGCGACCTGACCTCGCGTCGGGGCATGGTTCAGGGTCAGGACAGCCGCGGCAACGCCAACGTCATCACCGCAATGGTGCCGCTGGCCAACATGTTCGGCTACATCAACAACCTGCGCTCCATGTCTTCGGGCCGCGCGGTGTTCACGATGCTGTTCGACCATTACGATGCCGTTCCGCAGAACATCTCGGACGAGATCCAGAAGAAATACGCGTAA
- the tuf gene encoding elongation factor Tu: protein MAKAKFERTKPHVNIGTIGHVDHGKTTLTAAITKYFGDFRAYDQIDGAPEEKARGITISTAHVEYESETRHYAHVDCPGHADYVKNMITGAAQMDGAILVVNAADGPMPQTREHILLGRQVGIPFMVVYLNKVDQVDDEELLELVEMEVRELLSSYDYPGDDIPIIKGSALAAMEGRDPEIGENSIRALIAAVDEYIPTPARAVDQPFLMPVEDVFSISGRGTVATGRIERGVVKVGEELEIVGIRDTKKTVCTGVEMFRKLLDQGEAGDNVGLLLRGVDREGIERGQVLCKPASVKPHTKFEAEAYILTKEEGGRHTPFFANYRPQFYFRTTDVTGTVQLPEGTEMVMPGDNLKFNVELIAPIAMEEKLRFAIREGGRTVGAGVVSKIIA, encoded by the coding sequence ATGGCAAAGGCAAAGTTTGAACGGACGAAACCGCACGTCAACATCGGCACGATCGGTCACGTTGACCACGGCAAGACGACGCTGACGGCGGCGATCACGAAGTATTTCGGCGACTTCCGCGCGTATGACCAGATCGATGGCGCGCCGGAAGAGAAAGCCCGCGGGATCACGATCTCGACGGCGCACGTCGAGTACGAGTCGGAGACGCGTCACTACGCACACGTCGACTGCCCCGGCCACGCCGACTACGTGAAGAACATGATCACCGGTGCTGCCCAGATGGACGGCGCGATCCTGGTGGTGAACGCGGCCGACGGCCCGATGCCGCAGACGCGCGAGCACATCCTGCTGGGCCGTCAGGTCGGCATCCCGTTCATGGTCGTCTACCTGAACAAGGTCGACCAAGTGGACGACGAAGAGCTGCTGGAGCTGGTGGAGATGGAAGTGCGCGAGCTTCTGTCCTCCTACGACTACCCGGGCGACGACATTCCGATCATCAAAGGCTCGGCTCTGGCCGCGATGGAAGGCCGTGATCCGGAAATCGGCGAGAACTCGATCCGCGCGCTGATCGCGGCCGTGGACGAATACATCCCGACGCCGGCACGCGCCGTCGACCAGCCCTTCCTGATGCCGGTCGAAGACGTGTTCTCGATCTCGGGTCGCGGCACGGTGGCTACGGGCCGTATCGAGCGCGGCGTCGTCAAGGTCGGCGAAGAGCTGGAGATCGTCGGTATCCGCGACACCAAGAAGACGGTGTGCACGGGCGTCGAGATGTTCCGCAAGCTGCTGGACCAAGGCGAAGCGGGCGACAACGTCGGCCTGCTGCTGCGCGGCGTGGACCGCGAGGGCATCGAGCGCGGCCAAGTGCTGTGCAAGCCGGCCTCGGTGAAGCCGCACACGAAGTTCGAAGCGGAAGCCTACATCCTGACGAAGGAAGAAGGCGGTCGTCACACGCCGTTCTTCGCGAACTACCGTCCGCAGTTCTACTTCCGCACGACGGACGTCACGGGCACCGTGCAGCTGCCGGAAGGCACCGAAATGGTGATGCCGGGCGACAACCTGAAGTTCAACGTCGAACTGATCGCCCCGATCGCCATGGAAGAGAAGCTGCGCTTCGCTATCCGTGAAGGCGGCCGCACCGTCGGCGCCGGCGTCGTGTCGAAAATCATCGCTTAA
- the rpmC gene encoding 50S ribosomal protein L29, producing MSATEFTSKTPDQLREQLVALKKEAFNLRFQQATGQLENTARMRVVRRDVARIKTVLNQKAADAAAN from the coding sequence ATGTCCGCCACAGAATTCACGTCCAAGACGCCGGACCAGCTGCGCGAGCAGCTCGTTGCGTTGAAGAAAGAAGCGTTCAACCTGCGCTTCCAACAGGCCACCGGCCAGCTTGAGAACACCGCCCGCATGCGTGTCGTCCGTCGCGACGTCGCCCGCATCAAGACGGTTCTGAACCAGAAAGCCGCTGACGCGGCGGCGAACTGA
- the rpsS gene encoding 30S ribosomal protein S19: MSRSVWKGPFVDAYLLKKAEASRASGKNEVIKIWSRRSTILPQFVGLTFGVYNGKKHVPVAVTEEMIGQKFGEYSPTRTYYGHAADKKAKRK; this comes from the coding sequence ATGTCGCGTTCCGTCTGGAAAGGCCCGTTCGTCGATGCCTATCTGCTGAAGAAAGCAGAAGCGTCGCGTGCCTCGGGCAAGAACGAAGTGATCAAGATCTGGTCGCGTCGCTCCACCATCCTGCCGCAGTTCGTCGGTCTGACGTTCGGTGTCTACAACGGCAAGAAACACGTCCCGGTCGCCGTGACCGAGGAGATGATCGGCCAGAAGTTCGGTGAATACTCGCCGACGCGGACCTATTACGGTCACGCGGCTGACAAGAAAGCCAAGAGGAAGTAA
- a CDS encoding 50S ribosomal protein L23, producing MSVKPELYDVIKKPIITEKATLASEANAVVFEVRKDATKPLIKEAVEAVFGVKVKAVNTTILKGKTKRFRGRPGERSDKKKAYVTLEEGNTIDVATGL from the coding sequence ATGAGCGTGAAACCCGAACTCTACGACGTGATCAAGAAGCCGATCATCACCGAGAAGGCGACCCTCGCCTCCGAGGCGAACGCGGTTGTCTTCGAAGTTCGCAAGGACGCGACCAAGCCGCTGATCAAAGAAGCCGTGGAAGCGGTGTTCGGCGTGAAGGTCAAGGCCGTGAACACGACGATCCTCAAAGGGAAGACCAAGCGGTTCCGCGGTCGTCCCGGCGAACGGAGCGACAAGAAGAAAGCCTACGTCACCCTCGAAGAGGGTAACACTATCGACGTCGCGACCGGCCTCTGA
- the rplX gene encoding 50S ribosomal protein L24 — protein MAAKLKKGDEVIVLTGKDKGKKGTIASVSPKDNKAVVEGVNIAIRHTKQTQGSQGGRIPKAMPIDLSNLSLLDKNGKATRVGFREEDGKKVRFAKTTGEAI, from the coding sequence ATGGCTGCGAAGCTCAAGAAAGGCGATGAGGTCATCGTCCTCACCGGCAAGGACAAGGGCAAGAAAGGGACCATCGCGTCCGTCTCGCCCAAGGACAACAAAGCCGTGGTCGAGGGTGTGAACATCGCGATCCGTCACACGAAGCAGACCCAAGGCTCCCAGGGCGGCCGCATCCCGAAAGCGATGCCGATCGACCTGTCGAACCTGTCGCTGCTGGACAAGAACGGCAAAGCCACCCGCGTCGGCTTCCGCGAGGAAGACGGCAAGAAGGTGCGTTTCGCCAAGACCACCGGGGAGGCGATCTGA
- the rpsL gene encoding 30S ribosomal protein S12 yields MPTIQQLIRKPREPKKNRSKSQHLESCPQKRGVCTRVYTTTPKKPNSAMRKVAKVRLTNGFEVISYIPGEKHNLQEHSVVLIRGGRVKDLPGVRYHILRGVLDTQGVKDRRQRRSKYGAKRPK; encoded by the coding sequence ATGCCGACGATCCAACAGCTCATCCGCAAACCGCGGGAGCCGAAGAAGAACCGCTCCAAGTCCCAGCACTTGGAATCGTGCCCGCAGAAGCGTGGTGTGTGCACCCGCGTCTACACCACGACGCCGAAGAAACCGAACTCCGCTATGCGGAAGGTTGCGAAAGTCCGTCTCACCAACGGGTTCGAGGTGATTTCGTACATCCCGGGCGAGAAGCACAACCTGCAAGAGCACTCCGTCGTGCTCATCCGCGGCGGCCGGGTCAAAGACCTTCCGGGCGTGCGCTACCACATCCTGCGCGGCGTGCTGGACACGCAAGGCGTCAAAGATCGTCGTCAACGCCGTTCGAAATACGGCGCGAAACGTCCGAAGTGA
- the rplV gene encoding 50S ribosomal protein L22 translates to MSKEKNPRRVAENEAMAKAKMLRTSPQKLNLVAALIRGKKVDKAIADLTFSKKRISQDVLKCLQSAIANAENNHGLDVDELVVAEAYCGKNITLKRGRPRARGRFGKIMKPFSELTIKVRQKGETA, encoded by the coding sequence ATGAGCAAGGAAAAGAATCCGCGCCGCGTGGCCGAAAACGAGGCGATGGCGAAAGCCAAGATGCTGCGCACCTCGCCGCAGAAGCTGAACCTCGTGGCGGCTCTGATCCGTGGCAAGAAGGTCGACAAGGCAATCGCCGACCTCACCTTCTCCAAGAAGCGCATCAGCCAAGACGTGCTGAAATGCCTGCAGTCGGCCATCGCCAACGCCGAGAACAACCACGGCCTGGACGTGGATGAGCTGGTCGTGGCGGAAGCCTATTGCGGCAAGAACATCACGCTGAAGCGTGGTCGCCCGCGTGCGCGCGGTCGGTTCGGCAAGATCATGAAGCCTTTCAGCGAACTGACCATCAAGGTGCGTCAGAAAGGGGAGACTGCGTAA
- the rplB gene encoding 50S ribosomal protein L2 — protein sequence MALKSYKPTTPGQRGLVLIDRSELWKGRPVKALTEGLTKTGGRNNTGRVTMWHKGGGAKRLYRVVDFKRRKFDVPAVVERIEYDPNRTAFIALVRYNDGELSYILAPQRLAVGDTVVAGAKTDVKPGNAMPFSGMPIGTIVHNVEMKPGKGGQIARAAGTYAQFVGRDGGYAQIRLSSGELRMVRQECMATIGAVSNADHSNQNFGKAGRMRHKGIRPTVRGVAMNPIDHPHGGGEGRTSGGRHPVTPWGKGTKGNRTRKNKTTDKYIVRSRHLKKGR from the coding sequence ATGGCACTTAAGTCGTATAAGCCGACGACGCCTGGCCAGCGTGGGCTGGTTCTGATCGACCGTTCGGAGCTGTGGAAAGGCCGCCCGGTCAAAGCCCTCACCGAGGGTTTGACCAAGACGGGTGGCCGGAACAACACCGGACGCGTCACGATGTGGCACAAGGGTGGCGGCGCGAAGCGTCTCTACCGCGTCGTCGATTTCAAACGTCGCAAGTTCGACGTTCCCGCCGTGGTTGAGCGGATCGAGTATGACCCCAACCGTACCGCCTTCATCGCGCTCGTGCGCTACAATGATGGCGAACTGTCCTACATCCTCGCGCCGCAGCGTCTCGCTGTCGGTGACACGGTTGTGGCCGGTGCGAAGACGGACGTGAAGCCCGGCAACGCGATGCCCTTCTCGGGCATGCCGATCGGTACGATCGTGCACAACGTCGAGATGAAGCCCGGCAAGGGCGGTCAGATCGCACGCGCCGCGGGCACCTACGCCCAGTTCGTCGGCCGTGACGGTGGCTACGCTCAGATCCGCCTGTCCTCGGGCGAGCTGCGCATGGTGCGTCAGGAGTGCATGGCCACGATCGGCGCCGTGTCGAACGCGGACCACTCGAACCAGAACTTCGGTAAGGCCGGCCGTATGCGCCACAAGGGCATCCGCCCGACGGTGCGCGGTGTCGCCATGAACCCGATCGATCACCCGCATGGTGGTGGTGAAGGTCGGACCTCGGGCGGCCGTCACCCGGTCACGCCGTGGGGCAAGGGCACCAAGGGCAACCGCACCCGCAAGAACAAGACGACGGACAAGTACATTGTTCGCTCGCGTCACTTGAAGAAAGGGCGTTAA
- the rpsG gene encoding 30S ribosomal protein S7: MSRRHAAEKREILPDAKFGDRVLTKFMNNLMIDGKKSVAESIVYNALDRVQARLKREPVEAFHEALDNVKPSVEVRSRRVGGATYQVPVEVRLERREALAIRWLITAARKRNENTMEERLAAELSDAVNNRGTAVKKREDTHKMADANKAFSHYRW; encoded by the coding sequence ATGTCCCGTCGTCACGCCGCCGAGAAGCGCGAAATCCTGCCCGACGCCAAGTTTGGTGATCGGGTTCTGACCAAGTTCATGAACAACCTGATGATCGACGGCAAAAAATCCGTCGCCGAATCGATCGTCTACAACGCGCTGGACCGCGTTCAGGCCCGCCTGAAGCGCGAGCCGGTCGAAGCGTTCCACGAAGCGCTGGACAATGTGAAGCCGTCCGTCGAGGTGCGTTCGCGCCGCGTCGGTGGTGCCACGTATCAGGTCCCGGTCGAGGTCCGTCTGGAGCGTCGCGAAGCCCTCGCGATCCGCTGGCTGATCACCGCCGCCCGTAAGCGCAACGAGAACACCATGGAAGAGCGTCTGGCCGCCGAGCTTTCGGATGCCGTGAACAACCGTGGTACCGCTGTCAAGAAGCGCGAAGACACCCACAAGATGGCCGACGCCAACAAGGCGTTCAGCCATTATCGCTGGTAA
- the rpsC gene encoding 30S ribosomal protein S3, whose translation MGQKVNPIGMRLQVNRTWDSRWYADSKDYGDLLLEDLKIRDFVHKEVKQAGISKVIIERPHKKCRVTIHAARPGVIIGKKGADIEGLRKKLTQFTASELHLNIVEVRKPELDAQLVAESIAQQMERRVSFRRAMKRGVQNAMRIGALGIRVNVSGRLGGAEIARTEWYREGRVPLHTLRADIDYATEEAMTPYGIIGVKVWIFKGEILEHDPQAHDRRQAESQEGAAPRPRRDRERA comes from the coding sequence ATGGGTCAGAAGGTAAACCCCATTGGGATGCGCCTGCAGGTCAACCGTACCTGGGATAGCCGCTGGTATGCGGACTCCAAGGACTACGGCGATCTGCTTCTCGAAGACCTGAAGATCCGCGACTTCGTCCACAAGGAAGTGAAGCAAGCCGGCATCTCCAAGGTCATCATCGAGCGTCCGCACAAGAAGTGCCGCGTCACGATCCACGCTGCCCGTCCCGGTGTCATCATCGGCAAGAAGGGCGCGGACATCGAAGGCCTGCGCAAGAAGCTGACGCAGTTCACCGCGTCCGAGCTGCACCTCAACATCGTCGAGGTCCGCAAGCCGGAGCTGGACGCCCAGCTGGTGGCCGAATCGATCGCTCAGCAGATGGAGCGTCGGGTGTCCTTCCGTCGCGCCATGAAGCGCGGCGTGCAGAACGCCATGCGCATCGGCGCCCTTGGCATCCGTGTGAACGTGTCGGGCCGTCTTGGCGGTGCCGAGATCGCGCGTACGGAGTGGTATCGTGAAGGTCGCGTGCCGCTGCACACGCTGCGCGCCGACATCGACTATGCCACCGAGGAAGCGATGACGCCCTATGGCATCATCGGCGTGAAGGTGTGGATCTTCAAAGGCGAGATCCTTGAGCATGACCCGCAGGCGCATGACCGCCGTCAGGCCGAGTCGCAGGAGGGTGCCGCACCGCGTCCCCGCCGCGACCGCGAGCGCGCGTAA
- the rpsJ gene encoding 30S ribosomal protein S10 has protein sequence MQGQTIRIRLKAFDYRVLDSSTQEIVSTAKRTGAQVRGPIPLPNKIEKFTVLRGPHIDKKSRDQWEIRTHKRLLDIVDPTPQTVDALMKLDLAAGVDVEIKV, from the coding sequence ATGCAAGGTCAGACCATCCGCATCAGGCTGAAAGCCTTCGATTACCGGGTGCTGGATTCCAGCACGCAGGAAATCGTGTCGACAGCCAAACGGACCGGCGCACAAGTGCGCGGCCCGATCCCGCTGCCGAACAAAATCGAGAAATTCACGGTTCTCCGTGGTCCGCACATCGACAAGAAGTCGCGCGACCAGTGGGAAATCCGTACGCATAAGCGTCTTCTCGACATCGTTGATCCGACTCCGCAGACCGTGGACGCGCTCATGAAGCTCGACCTCGCCGCCGGCGTTGACGTCGAAATCAAGGTGTAA
- the rplN gene encoding 50S ribosomal protein L14 — MIQMQTNLDVADNSGARRVQCIKVLGGSHRRYASVGDIIVVSVKEAIPRGRVKKGDVRKAVVVRTAKEVRREDGTAIRFDRNAAVILNNQGEPVGTRIFGPVVRELRAKNFMKIISLAPEVL; from the coding sequence ATGATCCAGATGCAGACCAATCTGGATGTTGCTGACAACTCCGGCGCGCGCCGGGTTCAGTGCATCAAGGTCCTGGGTGGTTCGCACCGCCGGTATGCCTCCGTTGGCGACATCATCGTGGTGTCCGTCAAAGAAGCCATTCCGCGCGGCCGCGTGAAGAAGGGTGACGTCCGCAAGGCCGTCGTCGTTCGCACCGCCAAGGAAGTCCGCCGTGAAGACGGCACCGCCATCCGCTTCGACCGCAATGCCGCCGTCATCCTGAACAACCAGGGCGAACCGGTCGGCACCCGCATCTTCGGGCCGGTCGTTCGCGAGCTGCGCGCGAAGAACTTCATGAAGATCATCTCGCTGGCGCCGGAGGTGCTCTGA
- the rplD gene encoding 50S ribosomal protein L4, protein MKLDVIKLDAGKAGSIDLADEVFGLEPRADILHRVVRWQRAKAQQGTHSVLGKSDVSYSTKKIYRQKGTGGARHGSKKAPTFRHGGVYKGPTPRSHAHELPKKFRALGLKHALSAKAATGDLIVLEDLNLAEAKTAFLAKAVKELGWKRVLIIDGADVNENFATAARNLEGVDILPTMGANVYDILKRDTLVITKAGVEALEARLK, encoded by the coding sequence ATGAAACTCGACGTCATCAAGCTTGACGCCGGCAAGGCGGGGTCGATCGACCTCGCGGATGAGGTCTTCGGCCTCGAGCCGCGCGCCGACATCCTGCACCGCGTCGTCCGCTGGCAGCGCGCGAAGGCTCAGCAGGGCACCCACTCGGTGCTCGGCAAGTCCGACGTGTCCTACTCGACCAAGAAGATCTATCGCCAGAAAGGCACCGGCGGCGCACGTCACGGTTCCAAGAAGGCGCCGACCTTCCGTCACGGTGGTGTGTACAAGGGCCCGACGCCCCGCAGCCACGCCCACGAGCTGCCCAAGAAGTTCCGTGCCCTCGGCCTGAAGCATGCGCTTTCGGCCAAAGCGGCAACGGGCGATCTGATCGTGCTCGAGGACCTGAACCTTGCCGAAGCCAAGACGGCCTTCCTCGCGAAGGCGGTCAAGGAACTCGGCTGGAAGCGTGTCCTGATCATCGACGGCGCCGACGTGAACGAGAACTTCGCCACGGCCGCCCGCAACCTCGAAGGCGTGGACATCCTGCCGACGATGGGCGCGAACGTCTATGACATCCTGAAGCGTGACACCCTGGTGATCACGAAGGCCGGTGTCGAAGCCCTGGAGGCTCGCCTGAAATGA